The sequence ACATTGCCATAAGCGTAATAAATCCACCGTAAGAACCGCCGTAAATACCAATTTTTTCAGGAGCAACTCCGCACGAATCAATAAGATATTTTGCTCCGTCTACCTGATCTGTAAGATCCTTTCCCCCCATGTCCCTGTAAATTGCAGTTCTCCAGTCACGGCCGTATCCTGAGCTGCCTCTGTAATCAATATCAAGCACATAAAATCCGTTGTCCGCAAGAAAGTTGTGGAACATGTACTCTCTGAAATATGTGCTCCACCATTTGTGTGCATTCTGAAGATATCCTGCCCCATGGACAAATATAACAGCAGGCATGCCCGGGCCGGGATTCTCGGGTCTGTACAAACGGGCATAAACCGGCTTTCCGTCTCTTGCCTTAAATGTTATTACTTCAGGCTTCCGCCACTTATACGAATCAAACTCCTTTGTTGTGGATAATGTAATTCTGACTAATTTTGCTCCAGGCTCATTTTTCATTAAATAAAGCTCCCAGGGATGATTTGATGTGGAGTTTCGTATTGCTATCATCTTTTCATCCGGAGACAGGTAAACATCGTTTCTTCCCGAAAGATTTGTAACTTTTTCAGGAACTCCGCCGCGTATTTTCATCCTGTAAAAATTTCTGACTCCCGGATGTTCGATATTTGCGGAAAAATACCACCATTTTTTATCTTTTGATACTCGGGGCGAATAAACTTCAAACTTTCCACTGGTAAGCTGTTTTTTCTCCCCTGTTCTGATATCAACACAAAAGAGGTGTGAATATCCGGATTCTTCCGACTGAAACCAGACATGATTATCATCAGGCATCCACCCTGTGCCGGATCCTCCCCAGGACATAATACCCGGCCCTCCTATCCACGCATCGTCATGCTGACGGTCAATCAGCGTAAAATTCGTTGAATCAGGATTTACAAGCATTATCCATCTGTCTTTATGGTCCTGGGAAAAAATATTAACAACAGCAAGGTTCCCGTTATTCTGCCATACAGGAGAAGTAATCATAACTTTACGGTATACCTCTTTACCTTTCTTTTCCGAATCCTGCTCTTTTTTTATTCCCGGGATCTTTCCCTTTGAGAAAATTGTCATTTCCCTGGATTCGCTGTTCCACACTGCAAGCTCATAATCAGACTGAGGATATCCCACCTTTGGTCTGGATGAGATATCTTCCGTATATCCTGTTTCTGTAATAAAATCCGAAACAATTGTTTTTTTGCTTTTGGCCCCGCTTTTAACAAGACAGAAAATTACATATTTTTCATCAGGGCTTAAGCTAACATTAACAACTCTTTTTTTGCCCGTATAAACTGCTATTGACTCTTTTTCACCCTCCGCTTTACTCTTTTCTCTGCGAAGTAATTCTCTTTGTCTTCTTTTTTTCAGGACTGAGCTTAATTTTATCTCTTGTTTCCCTATCCAGGACAGATCGTCTTTTTTATCAGGTTTTGATCCCTTTTTAAAATCCGTGATCTGCTCAATAAAAAAGCTTTTCATATTTATTGAAAAAAGGTTCGTACCTTTGTAAAAGAATATCTTTTTCCCGTTTCTGCTGAAAAACGGGCGGGATTCCCTGTCTGTTGTTTTTGTCAATCTCTTTGTTTTCCTGTTCTTCAGATTACAGACAAACAAATCTCCGTTTTTTTCATATACGTATCTCTCTTTCTTTTTATCAAATGAGCCGTAATAGGACACCATTTTTTCTCTCTCGTACTTATCGGTTTTTTCAGGTTTGGAGCCTTTTCTGTTAATTTCATACAGGGAATCAGACTGCGCATTTTCCGGGTTCCATAAAAAATAAATTTTTGAGCCGTCAGGAGACCAGTGTATACGCGAAGGTATAGACCCTATCCATTTGGGGTCCTGCATTATTTTTTCAATTGTAAATTTTGAGGTATTGTCTCCGGAAAACAGCGGCCGGAAAAGAACCAACACAAAAAATAAGGGAATAAAGAGTCGTAAATTTTTCATAAAAACTCCTGTTAATTACAATGGTATGTAAAATTTATTTTGATTGGAAAATTTTTTTAATAAATTATTATACGAATTAACGGCTATTGTGTTTCATCTTATAAATGTCTGTTTTTTCGCAGAACAGTAAAAAACCACATTTATGTTTTACAAGTAAGGAAATCATGTAAAAGAAACACTTTTTATTATAACTTTTTTTATCTGTATTTTTTTTGGAGAAAATCTTTGCATACTAAAGAGCTGATATCAAAAAATTGTTTTTTTGTCTCTGATCTTCATGGAAGCATCTCCAGATACAAAACTCTTTTTGATGCTATTATGAATGAAAGCCCGGCAGCCGTTTTTATGGGAGGCGACCTACTTCCCTCCGGAATGATGAAATTAACAGTATCATTTAAATCTATCCATGAAGATTTTATTAATGATTTTCTTGCTGTTGAATTTGGCAGATTAAAAAAAATTATGGGTAAAAAATATCCTGAAATATTCCTGATTCTAGGGAATGATGATCCTCGTTTTGAAGAATCTTCCATACTAAGCGTTAGTACAACCGGTATTTGGAATTATATTCATAATCGTAAAATAATCTGGAATGGATACAGTATTTACGGTTATTCATTTATTCCTCCTACTCCATTCAGGTTAAAGGATTGGGAGAAATTCGATGTTTCAAGATACACTGATCCTGGATGTACCGCACCGTATGAAGGTTCCCACACAATTCCGGTTCCGGAATCTGAGTTAAAATACTCCACAATTAAAGAAGACCTGAAAAAACTCACTATGAATGATAATCTTGAAAAAGCTGTCTTTCTCTTCCACTCTCCACCGTATCAAACTTATCTGGATCGTGCAGCTTTAGATGGAAAAATGATAGACTATGTTCCTCTGGATGTACACGTTGGCAGTATTGCAATTAAACGGTTTATTGAGAAAAAACAGCCTTTAATAACCCTTCATGGCCATGTTCATGAATCAGCACGAATTACTGGGTCATGGAAGGATAACATTAATAAAACTATCATGTTATCTGCCGCTCACGACGGGCATGAACTTGCTATTGTTAGATTTAATCCGCGTTCTCCTCAACAAGCTACAAGAGAACTCAAATAGCTTTTCCGATATGGAGTTCCCTGGCAGCATCTGTTACTGCGTCTATTTTGACAGCATAACTCGTTTTTTTCCTGATATCTTCATCTGTAACAATGTGTATATCAAGAAGGCCATCCGACTTGTAGCCTGTTTTCAGATAATTCATCTCTGCCAGTGTCAGGCTCCATCCTTCCAGCCATAATAAAAGGTCATTTTTTTGTTTTTCTGATCCATTAAAATGAATAAGTAAATCAATGTCGCTCGCTGGTCCGGCTGTCGCATTTTTAGTGCTTCCGAAAATATATATTTTTTTCACTCCAAACCTATCAGGATCCAGTTGATCTGCAATTTTCTTAGCCATGTGGTATCGCCATCTCCAAAAATCATCTAATTGTTCCTTCTTTGTTTCACTCTCATTTTCATAAACGTAAGTTTTTACACTATCAGTATTCGCTAAAACCGCAATTGCTTCATTAATATCTGCATTCATTAGAATATTAAGTACCATGCCATCTGTTTGACGCCGAACATCAATCACACGTATTATTTCAGACAAACCGGAAAATTCATGAGCTAACTCACTAAGTATGTTGGGTGACATATTAAAAAATCTTTTATTAAATACAACATCTTTTTCGTCAGGGTAAAGTGGTAAATAGCGAATAGATGACTCAACAAGATCTTGAAAAAAATGAGTTCCGAACGATAAATCAGGCGTGAAATTACCAGTATTCTTTGCTATCTCTATAAGGGCCGCAGTATTGTTGATATCCGAATAAGTAACATTGACCCCTAATTTGATATCACCCCGACTCCCCCATCTGCCCGGGCCCATTAGAATAAATTGCCGCTTGGGCAGTATTTTATTTAATGCACTTACAGCTCTGCCGACGTTTTTAAGTTCTTCTAGCGAGGCCGTTTTTTGATAAGCCTCTGGATTTACATAGACTATATGGGTAATATTTGGTATGTATCCATTAGATATAAATTTTTTTGCAGAGAATAATATTTTCTCATCAGGAATATCTCTTGGAATCGGAGCAGGTTTACTGATTTTTGAATAAGGCTGCGGCCTGCATTGCAGCAAATACAAATTTTTACCGTCATGAGCGAACTCAATGTCCACCGGCGTCTTAATCTTTTCTTTTAAAACATTTAAAAGATTTTGAATCTGTTTAATGAATGTTGTTCTGTTTATAACTCCGGAAAAAGTGACAACAAAATCATCTTTTTCAAAATCCATATTCAATACGGAAGTATATTCCTGTACATAATCACCCTTAACAAGGGAAACAATATGATTGATAATTGGAAAATCATCGCCATATTCCTTTAATAAATCAGATATAGCAATAGTTTCAAATGTATTATTTTCCATATTTATTGCATCAATATACTTTGGAGAATAACGCTGTATTTCATCAGGCGTAATATTGACACGCAGTTTAGGTTGGCCTGGAGAGATCAGAATCGGGTAATCATCTGCAAGTCTATCAACAGCACGTGTACCCAGCCCCGGCACTATACGGATGAGTCCGTCTTCTCTTTGAATTCTGGGAGACCAGCGGAACTCATTATTGCTGAAAGCCACACCGGAAAATGAAGGAAAAAAATATTTGCCAACCCTTGTACCAACTACTTCTTGTATCATCACCCCCATTTCTTCAAAGAAATCTATCAGCCCCCTTTCCTTCCGGTATTCAATGGGATCGGGCCCGAAAGTGGATGCATAAATTTCAGCGATTGCATCTGTAAGAGCATCCAATCGCTGCAGTTTGCTGCCCTGATTAGCAAGGAATAAACTTTTATATTTTCCGGAAAATGAGGCTCCAAACCGGTCTTCGAGCAGGCTTGAACTTCTAACTATAATGGGAACTTCTCCAATATCATCTAAAGCAGCTGATAATTTTTGTACAATCTCCGGAGGAAAAGGAGAATTTTTAAACATCTGAATTATATTATGATACCCAATAAAAATTTCATCCATATCTTTATATTTCTGCTCAATAATCTCTTCAAGATTATTGTAATAAAGAAAATTAATCAGTCCATCTGAAGTAATATACCAGGTTTTTGGCACTTTCATCTCATAAAATAAATCTGAGTAGGATTTACATTTATTTACAATTTGAGAAGCAAGAAAAAGTCCGGCACTTTTCCCTCCCAACTTTCCATGGCTGTTAGCAGGGAAAATGACATTTTTTACAATATCATAGTAGTCCTCTACATCAATATACTGTTTAGCGATATTGATAAATTCTAGCTGATCAGAAAAAAACCTGCGGATTAATGACACACGCAGACCCTTGTTTATTGAAATTGATAATTCAAAACCTTCTTTGGTTATGTGATGGTAACGTGTTATAGCATCAATTATTTCAGTTAACGATGAGTTGGGGTCATCTATCGCTCTTACTAAAAAACGAGATTTATCTTCCTGAATCCATTTTTGAATGTTATATAAAATTATGCTGCTTTCAAAATTTTGAGATGCAACTCTAAAAACTTCCTTACTCAAAGCTATAATGTTATCTATTGGCTTTTTTTTGCTTGGACTGTTTATATCCTCAAATTCTTCTCTGGAAGTTTTTACTTCAAATTGCTTAAGCAGTTCATTTGCTTCTTCTATTCCGTTCCAGTAAAGATAGTGGAGCATCTTACGTGAAAGATATACAAAAAGGTTCCTATCCGACTGAAGTAACATGTCTACAAGTACAACCCATTCGTTTCCATCTTTATGAGAAAATGTTTCTTTTATATTTTCCCATTCATTGGTTGTAGATTTTAATTTTCGGTAAAGAATTGTCTGAGAAATTCGATTTGCAATAGTGTGTAATAATTTTTTTTCTTCCTTTAAAAAATATCCTTCATCAGTATGGGGCACACCCTCAAAATATGACACAATTATCTTGCCAACAACCTCTCCTTGAAGAATAATTTCAGCACTAAGCTCTTTTACTGGTTCAGTATAGTTGGCAGCTTTGTAAATCCTATTATTATATATTATTTCTACCTGGCAGATATCAGGGTATTGCCAACCGGTCGGTATAGCTTCAATTATGCCCTGAAACAGTTCATCAAAGCTTAGATTTGTCTGGCTTAGTAATTCCTCTATCTGATAAAAGCAGTTAAGCTCTTTTTCTCTCTCCTTAAGAGTATCAAATAATACGTCAATATGGATATTTTTATCATTCATTTGATTACCACACCTAATTTATTTTTTAATGAAACAACTACTTTAACAGGATTTATTAAATGTATATGTTTTATAAAATCAGTTTCATTAACAATTTTCTGCTCATCCAACCATTTCCAATCTATATGGCAGTCATCATTATCTTTAATGTAAAAATACATAATATGTAAATTTGAGACGTTATGAAAAAAATGTGATCCCTGGCTAAAATCAATTGACCGTTTTGGATGAAATGATTCAACTATAACTTTTGCCTGCGAAATTTGCCCCCAATTAACAGGGATCCCTAGCCATGGATCGGTGCTGCCCCATCTACCAAATCCAATAAGCATATAGGGTTGACTTTTTTTTGATAATTGTTTGTTTATAACTTCAAGCTGGGAAGCAATTATTTTTGTCTTGCTGTAATCGAATGTATCCGGTTTTATATACACAATGTCCTGTATATCATTACGTTTGCCATTGCCCAGAACAATATTTGATTTTAAAAGAATATCTGAATTATCAATATCATCCATATTGATATAAACCTTTTCTTCTGAAGATGCCATTCTCCTTACCTGTAGTAAACTGAATCTGAATGTATTGCTATTTCTGTTATCAATAGTCACTGCAAATTCTATCTCCACTTTTCCGCCAACAGAATTTTCGCACATCGGCAGTATTTCTTTTATAATCTGGTTTAGAGGTGGTTCCTCAAAGTGTAATATAGGAGCAAATGTCACTATTCTTGGGCCTTTTCGGCCAGTACCTATGTATACTCTGTCAGAGTTGGCATCATACGTAGATACAATTTTTGCCAGAACATTGTCATACTCTGCATCAGATAGGTTTAGTTTTACAAGATACTCGGCTTCATTTACCGGATCATACTGTGTAACGCCGCCCATATTCACTGCCCAGAAATCAGTTTGGCTCTGTTTTAATAAATCCTGTATGGAATTATGTGGTGGATCAATTTGGGGATGTGCCGGTGAATACGACCAGCAGAGGCCCCCATCAACAATTGTTTTTCCAAGGCCAAGTGCCAAATTTACAACGCCGTATTCCGGCTTTGACCGACCAAATGGATAATAATTGTATGAACGTGCAACACCTGAAATATTTGGATAAAACCGATTTCTGTGCCGCAACCCAACCACTTCCTGAATAATGACAGCCATTTTTTCTGCTTTAATATCATTATAAGTTGCTGCTGCATAGTCTTTTGCATTTTTAAAAAATGTGGAAGAATATACATATTTAATTGCTTCAACCAATTTTCGAAAACGACTTTCTGTATCGGGCTGGTTATTCGAAATCATTTTTGTTGCATATATTCCGGCGAATGGCGTTTCCAGACTGTCTTCAAGCAAACTCGATGAGCGTATTGCAAGAGGAGTATGTACTTTTGATATAAGTGCCCAGAGATCGCCGATCAAATCTGCAGGAAGATTTGCACTCTGAAAATGATGAGCAATACGCTCATCAGTGAAATCGGACAGAGAAATTTTATACAGGTTGTTCTGTTTCATAAATAGGTCAAAAAAATAGGTTGTAATTACAGAAAACAGAGGAATATCAACAACGATGTTTTGGATAGAGTCTGCATTATAAAGCTGTTCCAAATCCTGTTTTATTGCTATAAGTCCGTGTGCTTTACCCCCTATCTCACCAGTACCGATACGAGAAAACAACTCATTACCAGTAAAAAATTTACGGTTAAATTCCGGAATACATGCAGACCCGATATGTTTTTCAAGTACACTCACAGACTTACCTTATTTCATTAAAAAAATAAAAACTCTTTATAAATGCTATGCAAGGGCAAAATTGTTCTACCCCTGCATA is a genomic window of bacterium containing:
- a CDS encoding prolyl oligopeptidase family serine peptidase; translation: MKNLRLFIPLFFVLVLFRPLFSGDNTSKFTIEKIMQDPKWIGSIPSRIHWSPDGSKIYFLWNPENAQSDSLYEINRKGSKPEKTDKYEREKMVSYYGSFDKKKERYVYEKNGDLFVCNLKNRKTKRLTKTTDRESRPFFSRNGKKIFFYKGTNLFSINMKSFFIEQITDFKKGSKPDKKDDLSWIGKQEIKLSSVLKKRRQRELLRREKSKAEGEKESIAVYTGKKRVVNVSLSPDEKYVIFCLVKSGAKSKKTIVSDFITETGYTEDISSRPKVGYPQSDYELAVWNSESREMTIFSKGKIPGIKKEQDSEKKGKEVYRKVMITSPVWQNNGNLAVVNIFSQDHKDRWIMLVNPDSTNFTLIDRQHDDAWIGGPGIMSWGGSGTGWMPDDNHVWFQSEESGYSHLFCVDIRTGEKKQLTSGKFEVYSPRVSKDKKWWYFSANIEHPGVRNFYRMKIRGGVPEKVTNLSGRNDVYLSPDEKMIAIRNSTSNHPWELYLMKNEPGAKLVRITLSTTKEFDSYKWRKPEVITFKARDGKPVYARLYRPENPGPGMPAVIFVHGAGYLQNAHKWWSTYFREYMFHNFLADNGFYVLDIDYRGSSGYGRDWRTAIYRDMGGKDLTDQVDGAKYLIDSCGVAPEKIGIYGGSYGGFITLMAMFRAPDVFKAGAALRAVTDWAHYNHWYTSRILNCPDQDSTAYMKSSPIYYAEGLKGALLMCHGMIDTNVHFQDIVRLTQRLIELGKENWELAVYPMEGHGFREPSSWTDEYKRIFRLFEENLNSEKGGSE
- a CDS encoding metallophosphoesterase: MHTKELISKNCFFVSDLHGSISRYKTLFDAIMNESPAAVFMGGDLLPSGMMKLTVSFKSIHEDFINDFLAVEFGRLKKIMGKKYPEIFLILGNDDPRFEESSILSVSTTGIWNYIHNRKIIWNGYSIYGYSFIPPTPFRLKDWEKFDVSRYTDPGCTAPYEGSHTIPVPESELKYSTIKEDLKKLTMNDNLEKAVFLFHSPPYQTYLDRAALDGKMIDYVPLDVHVGSIAIKRFIEKKQPLITLHGHVHESARITGSWKDNINKTIMLSAAHDGHELAIVRFNPRSPQQATRELK
- a CDS encoding nucleotidyltransferase domain-containing protein, whose translation is MNDKNIHIDVLFDTLKEREKELNCFYQIEELLSQTNLSFDELFQGIIEAIPTGWQYPDICQVEIIYNNRIYKAANYTEPVKELSAEIILQGEVVGKIIVSYFEGVPHTDEGYFLKEEKKLLHTIANRISQTILYRKLKSTTNEWENIKETFSHKDGNEWVVLVDMLLQSDRNLFVYLSRKMLHYLYWNGIEEANELLKQFEVKTSREEFEDINSPSKKKPIDNIIALSKEVFRVASQNFESSIILYNIQKWIQEDKSRFLVRAIDDPNSSLTEIIDAITRYHHITKEGFELSISINKGLRVSLIRRFFSDQLEFINIAKQYIDVEDYYDIVKNVIFPANSHGKLGGKSAGLFLASQIVNKCKSYSDLFYEMKVPKTWYITSDGLINFLYYNNLEEIIEQKYKDMDEIFIGYHNIIQMFKNSPFPPEIVQKLSAALDDIGEVPIIVRSSSLLEDRFGASFSGKYKSLFLANQGSKLQRLDALTDAIAEIYASTFGPDPIEYRKERGLIDFFEEMGVMIQEVVGTRVGKYFFPSFSGVAFSNNEFRWSPRIQREDGLIRIVPGLGTRAVDRLADDYPILISPGQPKLRVNITPDEIQRYSPKYIDAINMENNTFETIAISDLLKEYGDDFPIINHIVSLVKGDYVQEYTSVLNMDFEKDDFVVTFSGVINRTTFIKQIQNLLNVLKEKIKTPVDIEFAHDGKNLYLLQCRPQPYSKISKPAPIPRDIPDEKILFSAKKFISNGYIPNITHIVYVNPEAYQKTASLEELKNVGRAVSALNKILPKRQFILMGPGRWGSRGDIKLGVNVTYSDINNTAALIEIAKNTGNFTPDLSFGTHFFQDLVESSIRYLPLYPDEKDVVFNKRFFNMSPNILSELAHEFSGLSEIIRVIDVRRQTDGMVLNILMNADINEAIAVLANTDSVKTYVYENESETKKEQLDDFWRWRYHMAKKIADQLDPDRFGVKKIYIFGSTKNATAGPASDIDLLIHFNGSEKQKNDLLLWLEGWSLTLAEMNYLKTGYKSDGLLDIHIVTDEDIRKKTSYAVKIDAVTDAARELHIGKAI